In a genomic window of Anaerolineae bacterium:
- the thpR gene encoding RNA 2',3'-cyclic phosphodiesterase: protein MPDIIRAFIGFELPEKIRSFISSIQEDLKSNKLDARWVQVKNIHLTLKFLGNINEEDAQRVGKAIFKSAADHAPISLAAKGIGAFPDINRPNVLWVGIKGQIDMLIQLQKSLEDQLEKIGFSRENRPFKGHLTLARVKKQLDRTKLITAIKKYKELESEPFIADNIILFKSDLKSNGAVYTKLISISL, encoded by the coding sequence ATGCCTGATATCATACGCGCTTTCATAGGTTTTGAACTGCCGGAAAAAATAAGATCCTTTATAAGCAGTATTCAGGAAGACCTGAAGTCTAATAAATTGGATGCGCGGTGGGTTCAGGTAAAAAACATCCACCTTACACTGAAATTTTTAGGCAACATCAACGAAGAGGATGCACAAAGGGTTGGCAAAGCGATATTTAAATCCGCTGCAGATCATGCTCCGATATCTCTGGCTGCAAAAGGGATAGGCGCCTTTCCAGACATTAATCGTCCCAATGTCTTATGGGTCGGCATCAAAGGGCAAATTGACATGCTTATTCAACTGCAAAAGAGTCTTGAAGATCAATTGGAAAAGATCGGTTTTTCAAGGGAGAACAGGCCGTTTAAGGGTCATCTGACGCTGGCTCGTGTAAAAAAACAGCTTGACCGGACAAAACTTATTACTGCAATAAAAAAATATAAAGAACTTGAATCAGAGCCATTTATTGCAGATAATATTATTTTATTTAAAAGCGATTTAAAATCAAACGGCGCTGTTTACACGAAGCTGATCAGCATATCATTATAG
- the alaS gene encoding alanine--tRNA ligase yields the protein MTSNEIRSQFLEYFKKHNHRIIRSSSLVPSDDPTLLFTNAGMVQFKRTFLGEEKRGYVRAATSQKCVRAGGKHNDLENVGYTARHHTFFEMLGNFSFGDYFKEKGIEFAWDLLVRGYGLPTEKLWVSVYLDDDEAYNIWSKNIGVPEDRIVRFGEKDNFWSMGDTGPCGPCSEILIDRGEEFGCNSPGCRVGCECDRYLEIWNLVFMQYSRDISGKMTSLPKPSIDTGMGLERIAALVQNVPTNFDTDLIRPIITMVETLSEKKFGNSLQNDIAMKVIADHTRAAAFLIGDGILPSNEGRGYVLRRIIRRAIRYGRNIGLSKPFLHKTAKKVFNIMEPAYPELSNAAAFITNVIQNEEIRFSETLDNGLKLLNETLADIKAKNQNQMPGHVIFKLYDTYGFPVDIIKDVVRDENMTLDMTGFNEAMEGQRTRSRSIATFSEVSDAYKRLSSDGIKPEFVGYQADYCASPILAIVENGYEVQEATTGKIVEVVSEITPFYAESGGQVGDKGKITGLNPGMLEMDVSDTIKDPTGLIIHKGKIISGSIKKGDNVKLVVEKTRREAIACNHTATHILHFALRETLGDHVKQAGSFVSPDRLRFDFTHFSQVDGDTLNKIESIVNNRIRENVLVETKEMDAEEAFKSGATALFEEKYGDRVRVVSLASFSKELCGGIHASHTGKIGLFKIIGESSVASGIRRIEALTGEAALEYIQKASKIVQETARLIKERPEDILKRINKIISEHKSAEKEIEKLKAKIAATKADSSEGYIKLIDNVKVQVKKVVVDTPAALRDLADRFKEKMKSGIVVLGSVAGPNVLLIVVVTKDLMNRFNAGSIVKQVAAIVGGGGGGRPDMAQAGGSIPEKLDQALEKAYEIIEKM from the coding sequence ATGACGAGCAACGAAATACGCAGTCAATTCCTTGAATATTTTAAAAAACACAACCATCGGATTATAAGAAGTTCTTCCCTTGTTCCTTCAGATGATCCTACTTTGTTGTTTACAAATGCCGGTATGGTCCAGTTTAAGCGCACCTTTCTGGGCGAAGAAAAAAGAGGGTATGTAAGGGCCGCAACATCACAGAAATGCGTGCGCGCAGGAGGTAAACATAACGACCTGGAAAATGTGGGTTATACTGCCAGGCACCATACCTTTTTCGAGATGTTAGGAAATTTTTCCTTTGGTGACTATTTCAAGGAAAAAGGGATTGAGTTTGCATGGGATCTGCTTGTGCGCGGCTATGGCCTGCCAACGGAGAAGCTATGGGTTTCAGTCTATCTTGACGATGATGAGGCATATAATATCTGGAGTAAGAATATCGGCGTGCCGGAAGACCGGATTGTGAGGTTTGGGGAAAAGGATAACTTCTGGTCAATGGGAGATACAGGTCCATGCGGCCCATGCAGCGAAATACTCATAGATCGCGGCGAAGAATTCGGCTGCAACAGTCCTGGTTGCAGGGTAGGATGCGAATGCGACAGGTACCTTGAGATATGGAATCTTGTTTTTATGCAGTACAGCCGTGACATCTCAGGAAAGATGACCTCCCTTCCAAAACCCAGTATCGACACGGGTATGGGTCTTGAACGGATAGCCGCTCTTGTGCAGAATGTGCCCACAAACTTTGATACAGATCTTATCCGTCCGATTATTACAATGGTGGAAACTCTTTCAGAAAAAAAATTCGGCAATTCTTTGCAAAACGACATAGCCATGAAGGTAATTGCCGACCACACCAGGGCTGCCGCATTTCTTATAGGCGACGGAATACTTCCATCTAATGAAGGAAGAGGATATGTGCTTCGCCGAATCATACGCAGAGCAATACGTTACGGCCGCAATATAGGTCTTTCAAAGCCGTTTCTTCATAAAACGGCAAAAAAGGTGTTTAATATCATGGAACCGGCCTATCCTGAGCTTTCAAATGCCGCCGCTTTTATCACAAATGTAATTCAAAATGAGGAGATCAGATTTTCAGAAACCCTGGATAACGGGCTTAAGCTTTTAAACGAAACACTTGCAGATATAAAAGCAAAAAACCAAAACCAGATGCCGGGTCATGTAATATTTAAACTGTACGACACTTATGGATTTCCGGTCGATATCATAAAAGATGTGGTCAGGGATGAAAACATGACCCTGGATATGACAGGTTTTAATGAGGCCATGGAAGGGCAGCGAACCAGATCCAGATCTATCGCAACCTTTTCAGAGGTCAGTGATGCCTATAAAAGACTTTCGTCCGATGGAATAAAACCGGAGTTTGTCGGCTATCAGGCGGATTATTGTGCCTCACCTATCCTTGCAATAGTAGAAAACGGCTATGAAGTCCAAGAGGCAACAACCGGCAAAATTGTTGAAGTTGTATCAGAAATTACACCTTTTTATGCTGAATCCGGAGGCCAGGTAGGGGATAAAGGAAAAATAACAGGTCTGAATCCTGGAATGCTTGAAATGGATGTTTCTGACACCATTAAGGACCCGACAGGTCTTATAATACATAAAGGTAAAATAATTTCAGGAAGCATTAAAAAAGGGGATAATGTAAAGCTTGTTGTTGAAAAAACGCGTCGTGAGGCTATTGCCTGCAACCACACTGCCACACATATACTCCATTTTGCATTGCGCGAAACGCTGGGCGACCATGTAAAACAGGCTGGTTCGTTTGTATCACCGGACAGACTCCGTTTTGATTTTACCCATTTTTCTCAGGTTGACGGCGATACTTTAAATAAAATTGAAAGTATTGTAAACAATCGAATACGCGAAAATGTTTTGGTTGAAACAAAAGAAATGGATGCTGAAGAAGCATTTAAATCAGGGGCTACAGCCCTTTTTGAAGAAAAATATGGAGACCGGGTCAGGGTTGTTTCCCTTGCATCTTTCAGCAAGGAACTCTGCGGAGGAATTCATGCCAGCCACACCGGCAAGATTGGCCTTTTCAAGATAATCGGAGAATCCAGCGTAGCATCGGGAATAAGAAGGATCGAAGCCCTGACCGGCGAAGCAGCACTTGAATATATCCAGAAGGCTTCAAAAATAGTTCAGGAAACAGCCCGCCTGATAAAGGAAAGGCCGGAAGATATTCTAAAGAGAATTAACAAAATAATCAGCGAGCATAAGTCCGCTGAAAAGGAAATAGAAAAACTTAAAGCAAAAATTGCTGCAACAAAGGCGGATAGCTCCGAAGGTTATATTAAATTAATAGACAATGTAAAGGTTCAGGTAAAAAAAGTCGTGGTTGACACGCCCGCGGCTCTTAGAGATCTGGCTGACAGATTCAAGGAAAAAATGAAATCTGGAATCGTTGTGCTTGGCAGTGTTGCAGGTCCCAATGTTCTGCTTATCGTGGTTGTTACAAAGGATTTAATGAATCGTTTTAATGCGGGAAGCATTGTAAAGCAGGTTGCGGCCATAGTCGGTGGCGGCGGAGGCGGAAGGCCTGATATGGCGCAGGCCGGCGGCTCCATACCCGAGAAACTTGATCAGGCGCTTGAAAAGGCATACGAAATCATAGAAAAGATGTGA
- a CDS encoding 2-isopropylmalate synthase: MNEKVIIFDTTLRDGEQSPGASMNTAEKLRIAVQLEKLGVDVLEAGFPAASEGDFEAVSRIAGRLKNTEVAALARTSKKDIDHAWGAIRNAAKPRIHTFIATSDIHMDYKLKMTRDAVVKKAIEAVKYARSFTDSIEFSAEDASRSDRDFLCRVFEAVIEAGATTINIPDTVGYAIPQEFADLVKYVIAHTPNIHKAIVSIHCHNDLGLATANTLAAISAGARQAEVTINGIGERAGNTSLEEIVMALHTRPNYIPVSTDINTKQIYPTSRLVSMITGIIVQPNKAIVGANAFAHEAGIHQDGMLKNPMTYEIMKPDTIGLGAGKLVLGKHSGRHALRSHLKDLGYDLSDEELNLIFKKFKELADKKKDIVDEDLEVLVTEGILRTTDIFCLEYLHVISGTTVLPMASVKLIINGRSVQGAGYGNGPIDAAFNTIAKLTGTGSELLRFSVSALTGGTDAQGEVTVRLNEDGLIALGRGADPDIITASAKAYINGLNRLEYLKANPVISPETL; this comes from the coding sequence ATGAATGAAAAAGTAATAATATTTGACACAACCCTAAGGGATGGTGAGCAGTCTCCCGGAGCAAGCATGAACACCGCTGAAAAGCTGCGGATTGCCGTGCAACTGGAAAAACTCGGTGTAGATGTGTTGGAGGCAGGGTTTCCTGCCGCATCTGAAGGAGATTTTGAGGCGGTTTCCAGAATAGCAGGCAGGTTGAAAAACACAGAAGTCGCCGCATTGGCGCGAACTTCCAAAAAAGATATCGATCATGCCTGGGGCGCTATCCGTAATGCCGCTAAACCGAGGATACATACCTTTATTGCAACTTCGGATATTCATATGGACTATAAGCTGAAAATGACACGGGATGCGGTTGTAAAAAAAGCAATTGAAGCGGTTAAATATGCGAGATCTTTTACTGACAGCATAGAATTTTCTGCTGAAGATGCATCAAGGAGCGATCGTGATTTTTTGTGCAGGGTTTTTGAGGCCGTAATTGAGGCCGGCGCCACAACTATTAATATTCCTGACACAGTAGGCTACGCTATTCCACAGGAATTTGCGGATCTTGTTAAATATGTAATAGCGCATACACCCAATATCCATAAAGCAATTGTGAGCATACACTGCCATAACGACCTTGGCCTTGCCACAGCCAATACTCTTGCGGCAATAAGCGCCGGCGCAAGACAGGCTGAAGTTACAATAAACGGGATCGGAGAAAGGGCGGGAAATACGTCTCTTGAAGAGATTGTAATGGCTCTGCATACAAGACCCAATTATATCCCGGTATCAACAGATATTAACACCAAGCAGATTTATCCGACAAGCCGGCTTGTCAGCATGATAACAGGAATTATTGTGCAGCCGAATAAGGCTATAGTCGGCGCCAACGCATTTGCGCATGAAGCAGGTATCCACCAGGACGGCATGTTGAAAAACCCGATGACATATGAGATTATGAAGCCTGATACCATAGGTCTCGGCGCCGGCAAGCTTGTATTGGGCAAACATTCAGGAAGGCATGCCCTGCGCTCACATCTAAAGGATTTGGGATATGATCTTTCAGACGAAGAATTAAATCTTATCTTTAAAAAATTCAAGGAGCTTGCGGATAAGAAAAAAGATATTGTGGATGAGGATCTTGAGGTTCTTGTTACAGAAGGTATATTACGAACTACAGATATTTTCTGCCTGGAGTATTTGCATGTGATAAGCGGGACAACGGTTCTTCCCATGGCGAGTGTTAAACTCATAATAAACGGACGCTCTGTGCAGGGCGCGGGTTATGGGAACGGGCCGATTGATGCGGCTTTTAACACAATAGCAAAACTTACCGGGACCGGATCGGAACTCTTAAGATTTTCTGTGAGTGCCCTGACCGGCGGCACGGATGCACAGGGAGAGGTAACCGTGCGCTTAAATGAAGACGGGCTTATTGCTCTTGGCAGAGGAGCTGATCCGGATATCATCACAGCCAGCGCCAAGGCTTATATTAACGGGCTAAACAGGCTGGAATACTTAAAAGCCAATCCTGTGATATCACCTGAAACATTGTAG
- a CDS encoding dihydroorotate dehydrogenase, whose protein sequence is MENKADLSVNIGGIELKNPVMTASGTFGYAREFENLIDLNRLGAVIVKGLSLKPSMGNPPPRIVETPCGMLNAIGLENVGLASFIEEKLPFLKKLSTPIIVNIYGKDAREYAEMASRIDEIEEIAGIEVNISCPNVKAGGAAFGTDPDAACKIVKAVRNNTGKPLMVKLTPNVTDITLIARGVEDAGADSISLINTITGMAIDIETRRPKLANITGGLSGPAIKPIALRMVWQVVQNVKLPVIGVGGIMTAEDALEFLIAGAAAVQVGTANLINPHATIDIIEGIEAFLIKRNIPRLTDIIGTLQT, encoded by the coding sequence ATGGAAAACAAAGCCGACCTATCAGTAAATATTGGAGGAATAGAGCTAAAAAACCCGGTAATGACGGCATCCGGTACATTCGGTTATGCCAGGGAGTTTGAAAATCTTATTGATTTGAACCGGCTTGGCGCTGTTATTGTCAAGGGTTTGTCTCTTAAACCCTCCATGGGTAACCCACCTCCAAGGATAGTTGAAACCCCATGCGGCATGCTCAATGCCATCGGCCTTGAAAACGTCGGGCTTGCATCATTTATTGAAGAAAAACTTCCGTTCCTCAAAAAACTATCAACGCCCATCATTGTAAACATTTACGGAAAAGATGCCCGGGAATATGCTGAGATGGCATCACGCATTGATGAAATTGAAGAAATAGCCGGCATTGAAGTCAATATCTCATGCCCCAATGTAAAGGCGGGAGGCGCGGCATTTGGAACCGATCCTGATGCAGCCTGCAAAATAGTAAAGGCTGTCAGAAACAATACCGGCAAACCACTTATGGTAAAACTTACTCCCAATGTAACCGATATTACTCTTATTGCCCGCGGTGTGGAGGATGCGGGCGCTGATTCCATATCATTAATAAATACGATAACCGGCATGGCTATAGACATTGAAACCCGGCGGCCGAAGCTTGCAAATATAACCGGAGGGCTTTCCGGCCCGGCAATTAAACCAATAGCTTTGCGCATGGTATGGCAGGTAGTTCAAAATGTTAAGCTCCCTGTAATAGGGGTCGGAGGCATAATGACCGCAGAGGATGCGCTTGAGTTTTTAATAGCAGGGGCGGCTGCGGTTCAGGTCGGAACGGCGAATTTGATCAACCCGCATGCCACAATTGACATTATTGAAGGAATAGAAGCCTTTCTTATAAAAAGAAATATCCCGCGGCTAACAGATATTATTGGAACATTGCAAACCTGA
- the recA gene encoding recombinase RecA, translated as MSISPDKEKAADAAIVQIERQFGKGSIMRLGSQPIVDVPVIPTGSLALDKALGIGGLPRGRVIEIFGPESSGKTTLTLNVIAEAQKKGGIAAFIDAEHALDVGYAKKLGVNCDELLLAQPDTGEQALEIADMLVRSGAIDIVVIDSVAALVPRAEIEGEMGDSHMGLQARLMSQALRKLTASISKTMTSVIFINQIRMKIGVVFGNPETTTGGNALKFYSSVRLDIRRIGAIKEGQDITGNRTRVRVVKNKMAPPFKEAEFDITYGEGISKTGDLVDAGVEAGIIDKSGSWYSYNGERIGQGRENVKKFLSENPDIYNSAVAKVREALGLSAKVEEGTK; from the coding sequence ATGAGCATTTCACCGGACAAGGAAAAAGCCGCAGATGCCGCTATAGTTCAAATTGAACGTCAGTTCGGCAAAGGTTCTATTATGAGGCTGGGCAGCCAGCCGATTGTTGATGTTCCGGTAATACCGACCGGATCCCTCGCTCTTGACAAGGCGCTGGGCATAGGAGGCCTGCCAAGGGGCAGGGTTATAGAAATTTTTGGCCCGGAATCATCCGGCAAAACAACCCTGACCCTTAATGTTATTGCAGAAGCTCAGAAAAAGGGCGGCATTGCCGCATTTATAGATGCTGAGCATGCTCTTGATGTCGGGTATGCAAAGAAGCTTGGCGTGAATTGTGATGAGCTTTTGCTTGCACAGCCTGATACAGGTGAACAGGCGCTTGAAATAGCAGACATGCTGGTTAGAAGCGGAGCAATAGATATCGTGGTTATAGATTCGGTTGCAGCCCTTGTTCCCAGAGCGGAAATCGAAGGGGAGATGGGTGATTCCCACATGGGGCTTCAAGCCAGACTCATGTCGCAGGCGCTTAGGAAGCTGACCGCTTCAATAAGCAAAACCATGACATCGGTTATTTTTATAAACCAGATACGCATGAAAATAGGTGTGGTGTTCGGCAATCCTGAAACAACTACCGGCGGGAATGCGCTCAAGTTCTATTCCTCTGTAAGGCTTGATATCAGACGCATCGGAGCTATAAAAGAGGGCCAGGATATTACTGGAAACCGTACAAGGGTGCGTGTTGTAAAAAACAAGATGGCGCCCCCCTTCAAGGAGGCTGAATTTGACATCACGTATGGTGAAGGCATATCAAAAACAGGCGACCTTGTTGACGCGGGCGTTGAAGCAGGCATAATTGACAAAAGCGGGTCATGGTATTCATATAATGGAGAGAGAATAGGCCAGGGCCGTGAAAATGTAAAAAAATTCTTAAGCGAAAATCCGGATATTTATAATTCCGCGGTTGCAAAGGTCAGAGAAGCGCTTGGTCTTTCCGCAAAGGTGGAAGAAGGAACAAAGTAA
- a CDS encoding homocysteine biosynthesis protein, with the protein MKKYKVNKTYREINEKIKSGKVVVVTAEEIINIVKNEGPIEAARHVDVVTTGTFSPMCSSGAFINFGHSVPGIKASKVWVNKVPAYAGIAAVDCYLGATELCEDDPLNKVYPGEFRYGGGHVIQDLLAKKKVYLKATSYGTACYPNRMIEKEITLRTLPSATLCNPRNGYQNYNCAINLTNKTVYTYMGALKPKAGNANYCSAGQLSPLFNDPYYKTIGLGTRIFLGGGIGYVTWHGTQHNPSVNRTERGVPVAPAGTLWVMGDMKTMSPSWLVGVSLQGYGCSLAVGLGIPIPILNEEIAQHTAISDEEIFTQIVDYGHDYPNGISKSYGQVSYAELKSGHIKFQGETVPTVPISSMVKAREIAEILKSWISDGKFTLGEPQFTLPNA; encoded by the coding sequence ATGAAAAAATATAAAGTTAACAAGACTTATAGGGAAATCAATGAAAAAATTAAATCCGGTAAAGTAGTTGTGGTTACAGCAGAGGAAATCATCAATATCGTCAAAAATGAAGGCCCGATTGAAGCTGCAAGACATGTTGATGTTGTAACCACAGGAACTTTTTCCCCTATGTGTTCTTCAGGAGCCTTTATTAATTTTGGGCATTCTGTTCCTGGAATTAAGGCTTCCAAGGTCTGGGTGAACAAGGTGCCTGCATATGCTGGAATCGCCGCTGTAGACTGCTATCTCGGGGCCACGGAGCTGTGCGAGGATGATCCGTTAAACAAGGTATATCCAGGTGAATTCAGATACGGAGGGGGCCATGTAATCCAGGATTTGCTTGCAAAAAAGAAGGTATATTTAAAAGCAACCTCTTATGGGACAGCATGCTATCCGAACAGGATGATAGAAAAGGAGATAACTCTGCGCACCCTTCCCAGCGCAACGCTTTGCAACCCAAGAAACGGGTATCAGAATTATAACTGTGCCATAAATCTTACCAACAAAACCGTTTATACTTATATGGGCGCTCTTAAACCAAAAGCAGGCAATGCAAACTACTGCTCTGCAGGACAATTAAGCCCTCTTTTTAATGATCCTTATTACAAAACCATCGGACTTGGAACCAGGATCTTTTTAGGCGGCGGCATAGGCTATGTTACATGGCACGGAACCCAGCATAACCCTTCTGTAAATAGGACTGAAAGGGGTGTTCCTGTCGCACCTGCCGGAACATTGTGGGTTATGGGAGACATGAAAACAATGAGTCCGAGCTGGCTGGTTGGCGTTAGTCTCCAGGGTTACGGATGTTCGCTGGCCGTAGGTCTGGGTATTCCGATCCCGATATTGAACGAAGAAATTGCGCAACACACTGCTATATCTGACGAGGAAATTTTTACCCAGATAGTCGATTATGGGCATGATTATCCAAATGGCATTTCAAAAAGCTACGGCCAGGTCAGTTATGCCGAGCTTAAAAGCGGCCATATAAAATTTCAGGGAGAGACTGTCCCAACCGTGCCTATTTCCAGCATGGTAAAGGCACGTGAGATAGCTGAAATATTGAAAAGTTGGATTTCAGATGGTAAATTCACGCTGGGCGAACCGCAGTTTACTCTTCCAAATGCCTGA